In Cicer arietinum cultivar CDC Frontier isolate Library 1 chromosome 7, Cicar.CDCFrontier_v2.0, whole genome shotgun sequence, a single window of DNA contains:
- the LOC101488674 gene encoding oligouridylate-binding protein 1-like, with protein MQPLKLRQNPMMQHSLYHHPALITPPQIEPILSGNLPPGFDSSTCRSVYVGNIHPQVTEPLLQELFSSAGALEGCKLIRKEKSSYGFVDYFDRSSAAIAIVTLNGRNIFGQSIKVNWAYARGQREDTSGHFHIFVGDLSPEVTDATLYACFSVYSSCSDARVMWDQKTGRSRGFGFVSFRNQQDAQSAINDLTGKWLGSRQIRCNWATKGANTNDENQGSDSKSVLELTSGTSEEGQEITIDDGPEKNPQYTTVYVGNLAPEVTSVDLHQHFHTLGVGTIEDVRVQRDKGFGFVRYSTHGEAALAIQMGNARFLFGKPIKCSWGSKPTPPGTASTPLPPPTSSHVPVSGFSFAGLAAYERQMALSKMNGAHAALLQQQGHHAALKQAAAMGMGALGAGYGAGFPNVATTQHLMYYQ; from the exons ATGCAGCCACTTAAATTAAGGCAAAATCCCATGATGCAGCATTCTCTCTACCATCACCCAGCTCTTATTACTCCTCCACAG aTAGAGCCTATCTTGAGTGGAAATCTGCCTCCTGGCTTTGATTCGAGTACTTGCCGCAGTGT TTATGTCGGCAACATTCATCCTCAGGTTACAGAACCCCTTCTTCAAGAGCTTTTTTCAAGTGCTGGCGCCCTTGAAGGGTGCAAGCTTATTCGGAAAGAGAAG TCATCATATGGCTTCGTGGACTACTTTGATCGCAGTTCAGCTGCAATTGCTATTGTAACTCTCAATGGGAGGAATAT TTTTGGACAGTCTATCAAAGTTAACTGGGCTTATGCTCGCGGCCAGAGAGAAGACACATCAG GccactttcatatttttgttgGCGACCTTAGCCCCGAGGTTACAGATGCAACTCTGTACGCTTGCTTCTCTGTGTATTCGAGTTGTTC AGATGCAAGGGTAATGTGGGATCAAAAGACAGGCCGATCCAGGGGTTTTGGATTTGTTTCTTTTCGAAATCAGCAG GATGCCCAAAGTGCCATAAACGATTTAACTG GTAAATGGCTCGGAAGTAGACAAATTCGTTGTAATTGGGCCACCAAAGGAGCTAATACCAACGATGAAAACCAAGGTTCAGATTCCAAAAGTGTTCTGGAGTTAACTAGTGGAACGTCAG aaGAAGGGCAGGAAATAACCATTGATGATGGTCCTGAGAAGAATCCTCAATATACCACTGTTTATGTTGGCAATCTTGCACCAGAG GTTACTTCTGTTGATCTCCATCAACATTTTCATACCCTCGGTGTTGGAACTATTGAAGATGTTAGGGTGCAACGAGACAAAGGTTTTGGGTTTGTGAGATACAGTACTCATGGTGAAGCAGCTCTTGCTATACAGATGGGCAATGCTCGTTTTCTGTTTGGCAAACCTATCAAG TGTTCATGGGGTAGCAAGCCTACTCCTCCCGGAACAGCCTCTACTCCTCTTCCCCCACCAACTTCTTCGCATGTACCAGTGTCAGGGTTTTCATTTGCCGGCCTTGCAGCGTATGAACGCCAGATGGCTTTGAGCAAAATGAATGGTGCACATGCTGCCCTTCTGCAACAGCAGGGTCACCATGCTGCTCTAAAGCAGGCGGCAGCCATGGGAATGGGTGCTCTTGGGGCTGGGTATGGTGCAGGATTTCCTAATGTTGCCACCACCCAGCACCTAATGTATTATCAGTAA
- the LOC101489014 gene encoding FCS-Like Zinc finger 13, protein MLRKRPSPMIGKISELLVSGGRIMDTTGSPRGPLDTKMQSPRGLKNYHDLGGVGLKIVVALDNNKSCEVGREILPKHAVCTSNLNRSRPIQVQSVKNPNGFHKDYSSLNEIDMGSLEEYTYVTCHVPNKTFTKVYYDGGEGDVRIQHDYNFNNNVGVLRRSSQPQILIEPEPLFPTSNFLKSCHLCGKELQGKDIYMYRGEKGFCSTECRSNQIMMDERKERCGSEASRSGELSSSPYTMDQIFSTGILAI, encoded by the exons ATGTTGAGGAAGAGACCCTCTCCAATGATCGGAAAAATATCAGAATTATTGGTATCCGGTGGCCGGATTATGGACACCACCGGAAGCCCAAGAGGCCCATTAGACACAAAGATGCAATCACCAAGGGGCCTAAAAAACTATCATGACCTTGGTGGTGTTGGTCTCAAAATTGTGGTAGCTcttgataataataaatcatGTGAAGTAGGGCGTGAAATTTTGCCCAAACATGCTGTTTGTACCTCGAATTTGAATCGATCAAGACCAATCCAAGTTCAATCCGTGAAAAACCCAAATGGATTTCACAAGGATTATTCAAGTTTGAATGAAATTGACATGGGAAGCTTAGAAGAATACACCTATGTTACATGTCACGTGCCTAATAAAACCTTTACTAAGGTTTATTACGATGGTGGTGAAGGTGATGTTCGAATCCAACATGATTATAACTTTAACAACAACGTTGGTGTTCTAAGAAGATCCTCACAGCCACAAATTTTAATTGAGCCCGAACCATTATTTCCTACATCAAATTTTCTTAAATCATGTCACTTATGTGGAAAGGAACTCCAAGGCAAAGATATATACATGTACAG AGGAGAGAAAGGATTTTGTAGTACAGAGTGTCGTTCAAATCAAATAATGATGGATGAACGAAAAGAGAGGTGTGGCTCAGAAGCTTCAAGGTCTGGAGAATTGTCAAGTTCACCTTATACAATGGATCAAATATTTTCAACTGGAATTCTTGCAATTTAA